ACCACATTCTGGTGGACGAGTACCAGGATACCAACTACTCGCAGTACCTCATCGTGAAGAAACTGGCGGCACTCAACGAAAACCTCTGCGTAGTGGGCGACGACGCTCAAAGCATCTACGCCTTTCGGGGAGCGGATATCTACAACATCCTCAACTTCAAAAAAGACTACCCCGATTACAAGCTGTTTAAGCTGGAGCAAAACTATCGCTCCACCCAAACCATCGTAAACGCCGCCAACAGCATCATCGATAAAAACAAAAACCAGATTAAAAAGAAGGTTTGGACCGATAACGAAGAAGGCAGCACCATTGAAGTGAAATGCTGTGTTTCGGATTCGGAAGAAGGTTTTATGGTGTCTAACGCCATTTTTGACACGCAAATGAGCGAGCAGGCCCTCTACTCAGATTTCGCCATTCTGTATCGCACCAACGCGCAGTCGCGAAGCATGGAGGAAGCCCTGCGAAAGCTCAACATCCCTTACCGCATATACGGTGGACTTTCATTTTACCAACGTAAGGAAATCAAAGACTTGCTGGCGTATTTCAGACTTACCGCCAACCCCAATGATGAGGAAGCCCTGAAACGCATCATCAACTACCCCGCTCGTGGCATCGGCGCTACCACCGTTGACCGCATTGTGGCAGCCGCGCTCGAAAACAACGTGGCCCTGTGGGACGTGGTAACCGAACCTCAACAATTTGGCGTATCGTTGCGATCCAACATTGTCCAGCAAATTCAGGGCTTTGTATCCATGATTCGTGGATTCAGAAACCAACTTGCCGCGGCCAGCGCATACGATTTGGGGCACCTGATTGCCTCCAGTTCCGGATTGCTGCGCGACTTGCACGCCGACAAAACCCCGGAGGGCGTGAGCCGCTACGAAAACATTCAGGAATTGCTGAACGGTCTGAAGAACTTTACCGAGCAAGCCATTGCCGACGGGCGCGAATCGCACACCCTTAGCGACTTTTTGATTGACGTTGCCCTGCTTACCGATGCCGACCAGGATGACGACGACAACAACAAGGTTACGCTGATGACCATTCACGCGGCCAAGGGGCTGGAGTTTCCGTACATCTACATTGTGGGGATGGAAGAAAACCTGTTTCCGTCGCAAATGGCCCTCGAAAGCCGTTCCGGACTCGAAGAAGAGCGTCGGCTGTTTTACGTGGCCCTGACCCGCGCCGAAAAACGAGCCATGCTTTCTTACGCCCTGTCGCGATACAAATGGGGAAACCTTCAGCGCTGCGAACCGAGCCGTTTTATAGATGACATTGACGAGAAATACCTGACCCTGCCCCCCAAGCCGCACTCAACTTTTGCACACAGTGAAACACGGTCGGCCTTTGGTACCAAATACCGGCCCCGCACCGCTCCTGAAACTGCGCAACCCAAACCTTTTGAGCCACGCAAGAATCTGAAAAAAGTGCAGTCGAACATGGCTTCGGCACCCGGCGACAACGCGCTGGGCCTGTCGCTGGCCGTTGGCGACGAAGTAGAACACGATCGTTTTGGCAAGGGCAAGGTGCTTCAACTCGAAGGAAAATCGCCCGACACCAAAGCCACGGTGTTTTTCCCAACCGTAGGTCAAAAGCAACTTCTGCTCCGCTTTGCGCGGCTCCGGCTGCTCAACTGACCCCAATCAGAATCATTACCTTTGGCCCGTTAAAATCAACACATGGAATACAATTCACAACGACCCGACCTGGTTATTCCCGAATACGGAAGAAACATCCAGAACATGGTCAATCACATTAAAACCATTGAAGACCGCGAGGAGCGCAACCGCGCTGTGGAGTCGGTACTGAAAATGATGGGGCAACTCTTTCCCTATCTGCGCGACATGGACGACTTCAAGCACAAACTCTGGGATCACCTGCACATCATGTCGGATTTTGAGTTGGACGTGGACAGCCCCTACCCCAAACCATCGCCGGAAACCTTCAAAACCAAGCCTAACCACATGGCTTATCCGCAGGGCGATATACGCTACGGACACTACGGAAAAACCATTGAGCGCCTGATTGCATCGGTGGCAGCCGAGGAGGATGATGAGAAACGCGAAAAACAAATGTGGAGCCTCGCCAACCTGATGAAAAAAACCTACCTGGCGTGGAACCGCGATACCGTAAAAGACGAAGTAATTGCCAATCAACTTAAAGAAATGTCGAAAGGCAAACTTGTGCTGGACGACCCTTCAAAACTTCAGCCTACCGCCGATTTGCTCAAAAACCTGCCCGCAACAACCACCTCGAGCAGCGGAGCAAAAA
The window above is part of the Cryomorphaceae bacterium genome. Proteins encoded here:
- a CDS encoding ATP-dependent DNA helicase, translated to MDYLNELNESQRAAVLHTEGPSMVIAGAGSGKTRVLTYKIAHLIEKGVDPFNILALTFTNKAAREMKERIGQIIGEAEARNIWMGTFHSVFARILRFEAEKLGYPSNFTIYDTADSKSLLKSIIKDMQLDDKIYKPGLVLGRISAAKNNLISPQAYKENSDVAGEDHLSGRPKLADIYHAYAVRCYRAGAMDFDDLLYNTNVLLRDYPDVLHKYQHKYHHILVDEYQDTNYSQYLIVKKLAALNENLCVVGDDAQSIYAFRGADIYNILNFKKDYPDYKLFKLEQNYRSTQTIVNAANSIIDKNKNQIKKKVWTDNEEGSTIEVKCCVSDSEEGFMVSNAIFDTQMSEQALYSDFAILYRTNAQSRSMEEALRKLNIPYRIYGGLSFYQRKEIKDLLAYFRLTANPNDEEALKRIINYPARGIGATTVDRIVAAALENNVALWDVVTEPQQFGVSLRSNIVQQIQGFVSMIRGFRNQLAAASAYDLGHLIASSSGLLRDLHADKTPEGVSRYENIQELLNGLKNFTEQAIADGRESHTLSDFLIDVALLTDADQDDDDNNKVTLMTIHAAKGLEFPYIYIVGMEENLFPSQMALESRSGLEEERRLFYVALTRAEKRAMLSYALSRYKWGNLQRCEPSRFIDDIDEKYLTLPPKPHSTFAHSETRSAFGTKYRPRTAPETAQPKPFEPRKNLKKVQSNMASAPGDNALGLSLAVGDEVEHDRFGKGKVLQLEGKSPDTKATVFFPTVGQKQLLLRFARLRLLN
- a CDS encoding DUF4290 domain-containing protein; the protein is MEYNSQRPDLVIPEYGRNIQNMVNHIKTIEDREERNRAVESVLKMMGQLFPYLRDMDDFKHKLWDHLHIMSDFELDVDSPYPKPSPETFKTKPNHMAYPQGDIRYGHYGKTIERLIASVAAEEDDEKREKQMWSLANLMKKTYLAWNRDTVKDEVIANQLKEMSKGKLVLDDPSKLQPTADLLKNLPATTTSSSGAKRKKGKSNRRKKR